A single Euwallacea similis isolate ESF13 chromosome 1, ESF131.1, whole genome shotgun sequence DNA region contains:
- the LOC136409041 gene encoding ATP-dependent DNA/RNA helicase DHX36-like isoform X2, translating to MTGRRKNWRYKPSNDRGEPRQHSNDRGEPRRYDQRPKGLKGREIGLWYANKAKQKREMLLEAGGEGASSVIAREEFKKQKVLENQARANSRPLGSILVSSNKKDNIEKLLNETSLLYPSKFSEKTTSYEHLEETDFKHEFLTHITGNIIEKLKSNGGAKYQYNNDYENTLLLEELQGKSQSRTYQEMQKIRNKLPSMGIKNQVIDLIEKNQIAVISGETGCGKTTQVAQFILDDYIKKGKGSQCKIVCTQPRRISAISVAERVASERDEKLGRSVGFQIRLEKVMPRDRGSILFCTTGVLLKFMESDPALTQVSHLILDEIHERDVTCDFLITVLKDVIKYRSDIKIILMSATLNSEAFSKYYDNAPHINIPGFTYPVTEFYLEDVLQMTGYKFKEEPRKWVVAKNRRKHKEWSEYIEPYIRQLETEQKYDRNVIQELRKMESESLDILLIYELLVHICEKVNDDGTILIFVPGFADISKFCTMLRDSGRFDQVKYIVIPLHSQLPTVDQKQIFKPAPKGMRKIIISTNIAETSITIDDVITVIDCGYIKMSNLDAETGIETLDVELVSQANASQRKGRAGRVKPGVCYHLISKIRYQLLDKFLKPEVLRKRLEDVILQLKMLQLGEAEPFLGKLMDPPESKSVQTSLTLLQRLGALDSEENLTPLGFHMAKLPIPAQCSKMLILAAMFSCVDPVLSVAASLGYKDAYQLSISSDNKSNNADKMKYELSRGTNSDHICMHYAIRGYEDAHNPYSFCRKYFLSSATLKLLKDMRKQFAEHLYEMKFISSSNPRSPGHNRNSDNMGLIKAIIAAGLYPNIAIITKVRRGGAQLRTVNHERMEFHPKSVLQQAKSFPSPLIAYHLRLKSSKIYVHDGTVVFPLSLVFFGDQFKIHSEENDQNAFKGVSVNQNMKFLCSQSTSFAVQRLRDRLTQILEWKIAHPGQVDWNQDSPELKILKAIMDMIATEDGENLDLSDYDDM from the exons ATGACTGGAAGAAGGAAGAATTGGAGGTATAAACCTTCCAATGATAGAGGTGAGCCAAGACAACATTCCAATGATAGAGGTGAGCCAAGAAGGTACGATCAGAGACCAAAGGGCTTGAAGGGAAGAGAAATTGGACTTTG GTATGCTaacaaagcaaaacaaaagCGGGAAATGCTCTTAGAGGCTGGGGGAGAAGGGGCCAGTTCTGTGATTGCAAGGGAGGAATTTAAAAAGCAGAAAGTCTTGGAAAATCAAGCGAGAGCTAATAGCAGACCC ctgGGGTCTATATTAGTTTCtagtaataaaaaagataaCATTGAAAAGCTACTgaacgaaacttctttactaTACCCATCAAAATTCTCTGAGAAAACAACATCTTATGAGCATTTGGAAGAGACCGACTTTAAGCACGAATTTTTAACCCATATCACTGgcaatattattgaaaaattaaagtccAATGGAGGGGCCAA GTATCAATACAACAATGATTATGAAAACACATTACTTCTGGAAGAACTGCAAGGGAAGTCACAAAGTAGAACTTATCAAGAAATGCAAAAGATTCGTAATAAGTTGCCATCAATGGGGATAAAAAATCAAGTGATtgatttaatagaaaaaaatcaaattgctGTAATAAGTGGAGAAACTG GCTGTGGCAAAACTACCCAGGTTGCCCAGTTCATTCTGGATGATTATATCAAAAAGGGGAAAGGCTCCCAGTGCAAAATCGTCTGCACTCAGCCAAGAAGGATTAGTGCCATTTCAGTGGCTGAAAGGGTTGCCTCAGAACGAGATGAAAAATTGGGACGCAGTGTAGGGTTTCAAATTCGTCTTGAAAA AGTGATGCCTAGGGACCGAGGATCTATTCTGTTTTGCACCACCGGAGTGTTACTTAAATTCATGGAAAGTGATCCAGCACTGACTCAAGTATCCCATCTAATTTTAGATGAGATTCATGAAAGGGACGTAACCTGCGATTTCCTAATCACAGTCCTCAAAGATGTAATTAAATATCGGAGTgatataaaa ATAATACTCATGAGCGCCACTTTGAACTCAGAAGCGTTCTCGAAGTATTACGACAACGCGCCTCATATTAATATTCCTGGGTTTACATATCCTGTGACGGAGTTCTATCTGGAGGATGTTTTGCAAATGACTGGTTACAAGTTCAAGGAAGAGCCAAGAAAATGGGTCGTGGCGAAAAATCGTCGGAAGCATAAAGAGTGGTCTGAATATATTGAACCTTATATTCGGCAGTTGGAGACAGAGCAAAAATATGATAG GAATGTTATTCAGGAGCTCCGCAAAATGGAAAGTGAATCGTTAGATATCTTGTTAATTTACGAACTTTTAGTTCATATTTGTGAGAAGGTAA ATGACGATggaacaatattaattttcgttCCGGGCTTCGCTGATATTTCCAAGTTCTGCACCATGTTAAGGGATTCGGGGCGCTTCGATCAAGTTAAATACATCGTAATTCCTTTACATTCCCAACTGCCAACCGTTGAtcagaaacaaatatttaaacccGCCCCCAAAG GTATgcgaaaaattataatttccacCAACATAGCAGAAACTTCTATTACAATTGACGACGTAATCACGGTAATTGATTGCGGGTATATAAAAATGTCCAATTTAGATGCGGAAACCGGAATTGAGACCTTAGATGTAGAATTG gTTTCACAAGCCAATGCTTCCCAAAGAAAAGGTCGTGCGGGTCGCGTAAAACCTGGTGTTTGTTAtcatttaatttccaaaatccGATATCAACTGCTAGACAAATTTCTGAAGCCTGAAGTGTTACGCAAGAGGCTGGAGGATGTGATTCTTCAATTGAAGATGCTGCAG TTAGGGGAAGCAGAACCGTTCTTGGGAAAACTAATGGATCCTCCGGAATCCAAGTCGGTACAAACATCGTTAACCCTACTCCAGAGGCTCGGAGCTTTAGACAGTGAAGAGAATTTGACACCTTTGGGATTTCATATGGCAAAATTGCCGATTCCTGCTCAGTGTTCTAAGATGTTGATTTTAGCCGCAATGTTCAGCTGTGTAGATCCTGTCCTGTCTGTTGCAGCATCTTTAG GCTATAAAGATGCGTATCAGTTAAGCATATCCAGtgataataaaagtaataatgcGGATAAAATGAAGTACGAGTTGTCTAGAGGCACCAACAGCGATCATATTTGCATGCATTATGCC attcgtGGATATGAAGATGCTCACAATCCATATTCATTTTGTCGTAAATATTTCCTTAGTTCCGCCActttaaaattactgaaagACATGCGTAAGCAATTTGCTGAACACCTTTATGAAATGAAGTTTATTAGCAGTTCCAACCCCAGAAGTCCGGGACATAATCGCAACAGCGACAATATGGGACTTATTAAAGCGATCATAGCTGCAGGATTATACCCCAATATTGCTATTATCAC CAAAGTCCGCAGAGGGGGGGCGCAACTTCGAACTGTTAACCATGAAAGAATGGAGTTTCATCCAAAGTCTGTCCTCCAACAAGCCAAATCGTTCCCGTCGCCTTTAATAGCGTATCATTTACGTTTAAAATCCAGTAAGATTTACGTTCATGATGGGACTGTTGTTTTCCCCTTATCTCTTGTTTTCTTCGGGGATCAATTCAA GATACATAGCGaagaaaatgatcaaaatgCATTTAAGGGAGTATCAGTAAATcaaaatatgaagtttttgtgTAGCCAATCTACCTCGTTTGCCGTGCAAAGGCTGCGTGATAGACTTACTCAAATTTTGGAGTGGAAGATCGCTCATCCAGGACAAGTGGATTGGAACCAAGACTCTCCTGAACTGAAAATACTGAA GGCAATAATGGATATGATCGCAACAGAAGATGGTGAGAATTTAGACTTAAGTGATTATGATGACATGTAA
- the LOC136409041 gene encoding ATP-dependent DNA/RNA helicase DHX36-like isoform X1 — translation MTGRRKNWRYKPSNDRGEPRQHSNDRGEPRRYDQRPKGLKGREIGLWYANKAKQKREMLLEAGGEGASSVIAREEFKKQKVLENQARANSRPLGSILVSSNKKDNIEKLLNETSLLYPSKFSEKTTSYEHLEETDFKHEFLTHITGNIIEKLKSNGGAKYQYNNDYENTLLLEELQGKSQSRTYQEMQKIRNKLPSMGIKNQVIDLIEKNQIAVISGETGCGKTTQVAQFILDDYIKKGKGSQCKIVCTQPRRISAISVAERVASERDEKLGRSVGFQIRLEKVMPRDRGSILFCTTGVLLKFMESDPALTQVSHLILDEIHERDVTCDFLITVLKDVIKYRSDIKIILMSATLNSEAFSKYYDNAPHINIPGFTYPVTEFYLEDVLQMTGYKFKEEPRKWVVAKNRRKHKEWSEYIEPYIRQLETEQKYDRNVIQELRKMESESLDILLIYELLVHICEKMADDDGTILIFVPGFADISKFCTMLRDSGRFDQVKYIVIPLHSQLPTVDQKQIFKPAPKGMRKIIISTNIAETSITIDDVITVIDCGYIKMSNLDAETGIETLDVELVSQANASQRKGRAGRVKPGVCYHLISKIRYQLLDKFLKPEVLRKRLEDVILQLKMLQLGEAEPFLGKLMDPPESKSVQTSLTLLQRLGALDSEENLTPLGFHMAKLPIPAQCSKMLILAAMFSCVDPVLSVAASLGYKDAYQLSISSDNKSNNADKMKYELSRGTNSDHICMHYAIRGYEDAHNPYSFCRKYFLSSATLKLLKDMRKQFAEHLYEMKFISSSNPRSPGHNRNSDNMGLIKAIIAAGLYPNIAIITKVRRGGAQLRTVNHERMEFHPKSVLQQAKSFPSPLIAYHLRLKSSKIYVHDGTVVFPLSLVFFGDQFKIHSEENDQNAFKGVSVNQNMKFLCSQSTSFAVQRLRDRLTQILEWKIAHPGQVDWNQDSPELKILKAIMDMIATEDGENLDLSDYDDM, via the exons ATGACTGGAAGAAGGAAGAATTGGAGGTATAAACCTTCCAATGATAGAGGTGAGCCAAGACAACATTCCAATGATAGAGGTGAGCCAAGAAGGTACGATCAGAGACCAAAGGGCTTGAAGGGAAGAGAAATTGGACTTTG GTATGCTaacaaagcaaaacaaaagCGGGAAATGCTCTTAGAGGCTGGGGGAGAAGGGGCCAGTTCTGTGATTGCAAGGGAGGAATTTAAAAAGCAGAAAGTCTTGGAAAATCAAGCGAGAGCTAATAGCAGACCC ctgGGGTCTATATTAGTTTCtagtaataaaaaagataaCATTGAAAAGCTACTgaacgaaacttctttactaTACCCATCAAAATTCTCTGAGAAAACAACATCTTATGAGCATTTGGAAGAGACCGACTTTAAGCACGAATTTTTAACCCATATCACTGgcaatattattgaaaaattaaagtccAATGGAGGGGCCAA GTATCAATACAACAATGATTATGAAAACACATTACTTCTGGAAGAACTGCAAGGGAAGTCACAAAGTAGAACTTATCAAGAAATGCAAAAGATTCGTAATAAGTTGCCATCAATGGGGATAAAAAATCAAGTGATtgatttaatagaaaaaaatcaaattgctGTAATAAGTGGAGAAACTG GCTGTGGCAAAACTACCCAGGTTGCCCAGTTCATTCTGGATGATTATATCAAAAAGGGGAAAGGCTCCCAGTGCAAAATCGTCTGCACTCAGCCAAGAAGGATTAGTGCCATTTCAGTGGCTGAAAGGGTTGCCTCAGAACGAGATGAAAAATTGGGACGCAGTGTAGGGTTTCAAATTCGTCTTGAAAA AGTGATGCCTAGGGACCGAGGATCTATTCTGTTTTGCACCACCGGAGTGTTACTTAAATTCATGGAAAGTGATCCAGCACTGACTCAAGTATCCCATCTAATTTTAGATGAGATTCATGAAAGGGACGTAACCTGCGATTTCCTAATCACAGTCCTCAAAGATGTAATTAAATATCGGAGTgatataaaa ATAATACTCATGAGCGCCACTTTGAACTCAGAAGCGTTCTCGAAGTATTACGACAACGCGCCTCATATTAATATTCCTGGGTTTACATATCCTGTGACGGAGTTCTATCTGGAGGATGTTTTGCAAATGACTGGTTACAAGTTCAAGGAAGAGCCAAGAAAATGGGTCGTGGCGAAAAATCGTCGGAAGCATAAAGAGTGGTCTGAATATATTGAACCTTATATTCGGCAGTTGGAGACAGAGCAAAAATATGATAG GAATGTTATTCAGGAGCTCCGCAAAATGGAAAGTGAATCGTTAGATATCTTGTTAATTTACGAACTTTTAGTTCATATTTGTGAGAAG ATGGCAGATGACGATggaacaatattaattttcgttCCGGGCTTCGCTGATATTTCCAAGTTCTGCACCATGTTAAGGGATTCGGGGCGCTTCGATCAAGTTAAATACATCGTAATTCCTTTACATTCCCAACTGCCAACCGTTGAtcagaaacaaatatttaaacccGCCCCCAAAG GTATgcgaaaaattataatttccacCAACATAGCAGAAACTTCTATTACAATTGACGACGTAATCACGGTAATTGATTGCGGGTATATAAAAATGTCCAATTTAGATGCGGAAACCGGAATTGAGACCTTAGATGTAGAATTG gTTTCACAAGCCAATGCTTCCCAAAGAAAAGGTCGTGCGGGTCGCGTAAAACCTGGTGTTTGTTAtcatttaatttccaaaatccGATATCAACTGCTAGACAAATTTCTGAAGCCTGAAGTGTTACGCAAGAGGCTGGAGGATGTGATTCTTCAATTGAAGATGCTGCAG TTAGGGGAAGCAGAACCGTTCTTGGGAAAACTAATGGATCCTCCGGAATCCAAGTCGGTACAAACATCGTTAACCCTACTCCAGAGGCTCGGAGCTTTAGACAGTGAAGAGAATTTGACACCTTTGGGATTTCATATGGCAAAATTGCCGATTCCTGCTCAGTGTTCTAAGATGTTGATTTTAGCCGCAATGTTCAGCTGTGTAGATCCTGTCCTGTCTGTTGCAGCATCTTTAG GCTATAAAGATGCGTATCAGTTAAGCATATCCAGtgataataaaagtaataatgcGGATAAAATGAAGTACGAGTTGTCTAGAGGCACCAACAGCGATCATATTTGCATGCATTATGCC attcgtGGATATGAAGATGCTCACAATCCATATTCATTTTGTCGTAAATATTTCCTTAGTTCCGCCActttaaaattactgaaagACATGCGTAAGCAATTTGCTGAACACCTTTATGAAATGAAGTTTATTAGCAGTTCCAACCCCAGAAGTCCGGGACATAATCGCAACAGCGACAATATGGGACTTATTAAAGCGATCATAGCTGCAGGATTATACCCCAATATTGCTATTATCAC CAAAGTCCGCAGAGGGGGGGCGCAACTTCGAACTGTTAACCATGAAAGAATGGAGTTTCATCCAAAGTCTGTCCTCCAACAAGCCAAATCGTTCCCGTCGCCTTTAATAGCGTATCATTTACGTTTAAAATCCAGTAAGATTTACGTTCATGATGGGACTGTTGTTTTCCCCTTATCTCTTGTTTTCTTCGGGGATCAATTCAA GATACATAGCGaagaaaatgatcaaaatgCATTTAAGGGAGTATCAGTAAATcaaaatatgaagtttttgtgTAGCCAATCTACCTCGTTTGCCGTGCAAAGGCTGCGTGATAGACTTACTCAAATTTTGGAGTGGAAGATCGCTCATCCAGGACAAGTGGATTGGAACCAAGACTCTCCTGAACTGAAAATACTGAA GGCAATAATGGATATGATCGCAACAGAAGATGGTGAGAATTTAGACTTAAGTGATTATGATGACATGTAA